In Balaenoptera ricei isolate mBalRic1 chromosome 4, mBalRic1.hap2, whole genome shotgun sequence, the genomic stretch tttttcagtatagtttttagcacttgttaccattggtggatttgttttttggtttggttgctctcttttttcattctttattttttattacttttttaatttttaataatgttcttacttttcattttatttcattttattattttttcttctttctctctttattttttctgcctttccttctgagccatgtggctgacaggttcttggtgctctggccaggtgtgagGCCTGTGCCTTGGAGGCGGGAGAcccaagttcaggatattggtccaccagagacctcacgGCTCCACggaatatcaaacagcaaaagttctcccagatatctccatctaaacgttaagacccagctccactcaacgaccagcaagatacagtgctagacaccctaggccaaacaactagcaagacaggaacacaaccccacccattagcagagaggctgcctaaaatcataataaggtcacagacacacaaaaacacaccaccggacgtggtcctgcccaccaaaaagaaaagatccagcctcatacaccagaatacaggcagcagtcccctccaccaggaacctacaaaacccactgaaccaaccttagccactgggggcagacatcaaaaacaacgggaatacGAGCCAGTAtcctgtgaaaaagagaccccaaacacagtaagttaagcaaaatgagaagacaaacacagagcagatgaaggagcaaggcaaaaacccaccaaaccaaacaaacaaagaggaaataggcagtcgacctgaaaaagaattgagagtactgatagtaaagatgatccaaaatcttggaaatagaatagagaaaatacaagaaagttttaacaatgacctagaagaactaaagagcaaacaaacaatgatgaacaacacaataaatgaaactaaaatttaTCTAGacgtaatcaatagcagaataactgaggcagaagaatggataagtgacctggaagagaaaataatggaaaaaactaccacagagcagaataaacaaaaaagaatgaaaagaaatgaggacagtctcagagacctctggaacaacatcaaacacaccaatattcaaattataggcgacccagaaaaagaagagaaaaagaaagggactaagaaggtatttgaagagattacagttgaaaacttccctaatattggaaaggaaatagttaaccaagtgcaggaagcacagagagtcccatacaggataaatccaaggagaaacatgccaagacacatattaatcaaactatcaaaaattaaatacaaggaaaacatattaaaagcagcaagggaaaaccatcaaataacatacaagagaacccccataaggttaacagctgatctttcagcaaaaactctgcaagccagagggagtggcaggccatatttaaagtgatgaaagggaaaaaaactacaaccaagattactctatccagcaaggatctcattcagatttcacagagaaattaaaaactttacagacaagcaaaagctaagaaaattcagcaccaccaaaccagctttacaacaaatgctaaaggaacctctcgAGGCaggaaacacatgagaagaaaaatacctacaataacaaacccaaaacaattaagaaaatggtaataggaacatacatatcactaactaccttaaatgtaaatggattaaatgctccaaccaaaagacatagactggctgaatggatacaaaaacaggacccatatatatgctgtctacaagagacccacatcagacctagggacacatacagactgaaagtgaggggatggaaaaagatattccatgcaaacgggaatcaaaagaaagatggagtagcaattctcatatcagacaaaatagaccttaaaataaagactattacaagagacaaagaaggacatgacataatgatcaagggttcaatccaTGTAGaaaatataacagttgtaaacatttatgcactcaacataggagcactacaatacataaagcaaatgctaacagccataaaaggggaaatcaaaagtaacacaatcatagtaggggactttaacacctcactttcagcaatggacagatcatccaatatgagaataaataaggaaacacaagctttaaatgatacattaaacaagaaggacttaactgatattaataggacagtccatccccccaaaaaacagaatacactttcttcttaagtgctcatggaacattctccaggatagatcatatcttgggtcacaaatcaagccttggcaaatttaagaaaattgaaatcatatcaagtatcatttccgaccacaacactatgagaccagataccaattacaggaaaaaaatctgtaaaaaatacaaacacatggaggctaaaccatacactactaaataaccgagagatcactgaaggaatcaaagaggaaatcaaaaaatacctagaaacaaatgacaatgaaaacatgacgactcaaaaccgatgggatgcagcaaaagcagttctaagagggaagtttatagcaactcAATCCtgccccaagaaacaagaaaaatctcaaataaacaacctaaccttacacctaatgtaggtagagaaagaagaacaaaaagccccaaagttagcagaaggaatgaaatcataaagatcagatcagaaataaatgaaaaagaaatgaaggaaacaatagcaaagatcgataaaactacaagctggttctttgagaagataaacaaaattgataaaccattagccagactcatcaagaaaaaaagggagatgactcaagtcaatagaattagaaatgaaaaaggagaagtaacaactgaaactgcagaaatacaaaagatcatgagagattactacaagcaactctatgccaataaaatggacaacctggaagaaatggacaaattctttaaaaagcacaaccttccaacacagaaccaggaagaaatagaaaatataacagaccaatcacaagcactgaaattgagactgtgattaaaaatcttgcaacaaacaaaagcacaggacaagatggcttcacaggtgaattctatcaaacatttagagaagagctaacacctgtccttctcaaactcttccaaaatagcagaaggaggaacactcccaaactcattcgatgaggccaccatcactctcataccaaaaccagacaaagacatcacatagaaagaaaactacatgccaatatcactgatggacatagatgcaaaaatcctcaacaacatactagcaaacagaatccaacagcacattaaaaggatcatacaccatgatccagtggagtttatcccaggaatgcaagggttcctcaatatatgcaaatcaatcaatgtgataaaccatattaacaaattgaagcagaaaaaccatatgatcatctcaatggatgtggaaaaagctttcaacaaaattcaacaccatgtatgataaaaaccctccagaaagtaggcatagagggaaattacctcaacataatacaggccatatatgacaaacccacagccaacatcgttctcagtggtgaaaaactgaaaccatttcctctaagaccaggacaagacaaggttgtctgctctcaccactactatttaacatagtttaggaagttttagccacagcaatcagacaagaaaaaaaataaaatgaatccaaataagaaaagaagtaaagctgtcactgtttgcagatgacatgatactatgcataaagagtcctaaatatgctaccagaaaactactagagctaatcaatgaatttggcaaagttgcaggatacaaaattaatgcacagaaaccccctgcattcctatacactaacaacgaaaaatctgaaagagaaattaaggaaacaatcccatttaccactgcaacaaaaacaataaaatacctaggaataaacctacctaaggagacaaaagacctgtatgcagaaaactataaaacactgatgaaagaaattaaaaacgatacaaagagatggagacatataccatgttcttggattggaagaatcaacattgtgaaaatgactatactacccaaagcaatctacagattcattgaaatccctatgaaactaccaatgacatttttcacagaactagaacaaaaaatttcacaatttgtatggaaacacaaaagaccccaaatagccaaagcaatcttgacaaagaaaaacggagctggaggaatcaggcccctggacttcagactctactacaaagctacagtaatcaagaaagtatggtactggcacgaaagcagaaatatagatcaatggaacaggataaaaagcccagagataaacccacacacatatggtcacctgatctttgataaaggagggaagaatatacaatggagaaaagacagcctcttcaataagtggtgctgggaaaactggacagctacatgtaaaagaatgaaattagaatattccctaacaccatatacaaaaataaactcaaaatggattaaagacctaaatgtaaggccagacactataaaacccttagaggaaaacataggcagaacactctatgacataaatcacatcaagatcctttttgacccacctcctagagaaatggaaataaaaacaaaaataaacaaatgagacctaatgaaacttaaaagcttttgcacagcaaaggaaaccataaacaagacagaaagacaacctttggaatgggagaaaatatttgcaaatgaagcacctgacaaaggattaatctccaaaatttacaagcagtacatggagctctatatcaaaaaaacaaacaacccaatccaaaaatgggcagaagacctaaatagacatttctccaaagaagagatacagattaccaacaaacacatgaaaagatgctcaacatcactaatcattagagaaatgcaaatcaaaactacagtgaggtatcacctcacactagtcagaatggccatcatcaaaaaatctgtaaacaataaatgctggagagggtgtggagaaaagggaaccctcttgcactgtaggtgggaatgtaaattaacacagctgctatggagaacagtatggagtttccttaaaaaactaaaagtagaactaccatatgatccagcaatccccctactgggcatataccctgagaaaacactaattcaaaatgagtcatgtaccacaatgttcactgcagctccattcacgatagccaggacatggaagcaacctaagtgtctatcaacagatgaatggataaagaagatatggcacatatgtacaatggaatattactcagccataaaaagaaacgaatttgagttatttgtagtgaggtggatggacctagagactgtcatacagagtgaagtaagtcagaaagagaaaaacagataccttatgctaacacatatatatggaatctaaaaaaaaataaaaaataaaaatggctctgaagaacctagaggcaggacaggaataaagacgcagacgtggagaatggacttgaggacacggggagggggaagggtaagctgcgacgaagtgagagagtggcatggtcatatatacactaccaaatatagaATAAATAGCTACTGGGAGGCAgccgcattgcacagggagatcagcttggtgttccgtgaacacctagaggggtgggacagggagggtgggagggagacgtaagagggaggagatatggggatatacgtatatgtatagctgattcactttgttatagagcagaaactaacacaccattgtaaagcaattttactccaataaagatgttaaaaaaataaaatgtgttgttttctgttccttttttttttttaacatctttattggagtataattgctttacaatgttgtgctagcttctgctgtacaacaaaatgaatcagccatacatatacatatatacccatatgccctccctcttgcatctccctcccaccctccctatcccacccctctaggtggtcacagaacaccgagctgatctccctgtgctatgtggctgcttcccactagctctctattttacatttggtagtgtatataagtccatgccactctctcactttgtcccaacttacgcttccccctccccgtgtcctcaagtccattctctacatctgcatctttattcctgtcttgctcctaggttcttcagaacatttttttttttttaagattccatatatatgtgttagcatacggtatttgtttttctctttctgacttacttcattctgtatgacagactctaggtccagccacttcactgcaaataactcaatttcatttctttttatggctgagtaatagtccactgtatatatgtgccacatcttctttatccattgatctgtcaatggacacttaggttgcttccatgtcctggctattttaaatagagctgcaatgaacattttggtatatgactctttttgaattattgtcttCTCAGTgcatatgcccagtaatgggattgctgggtcgtatggtagttctattttcagttttttaaggaacctccctactgttctccatagtggctgtatgaattttcattcccaccaaaagcGCAAGacgattcccttttctccacaccctctccagcatttactgtttgtacattttttgatgatggccattctgactgttatgaggtgatacctcattgtagtttggtgtggttttttttgttgttttatacacatttattttaaagcataatATATAAGAAAAAGTAGAGTGTTTCACAAAGCACTTGATAAAAAATAGCTTTAAGTACAATTTTTTATCTCTAAAGTCTCTACCAAGGATAAGTATATACACTTTTAGTCATAAACGTGCAATTTTAAAGGCAGATTTCAGACCTTTTAAGCTACATGATAGCCAATGGTCAGATAAAGGAcattaaaaatgtgaatttataaaaatttgaggaaattcatgaaaatgttctgtaaacTTTATAAACAAACATCTACCATATAATGTGGTAGATTTCATAATCTGCTTACAAATGCTTAAATACTTTCTTTTATAACATTATCTTATAAAGTTAttattataaagttttaaatattctgGTTTAATTTCCCTTATGTCACCTTCACTAATATCAAGCACAGGTTTGtactacacatatatatacactactgtttCCCTTGCATAATGTCCCTCCATAAGAATATCTTTAGTCTGAGGAAAAACCGGAGCATAGCCAAATGCCACTTTAACTGCTTAATTAAGTGTTAAGTGCCCAGGTGATCTGGAAATGCTGCTTCAGACTTCTGAGCAGCAGTGTAGCTCCTCTGTAGATCTCCCATCTTATCAGATACTGTTGCAAAATTAAAATGCGGCTCATACATGTGGGGTGCTAAGGATGAAGCAGCTTGCAACTGTGCAGTGCTCTTGCATGTTTGACATGGCCCTTCCACATCTCCAGCACGGCCAGGTTGTTGTAGGTCTCTGCATGTTTATTGCTGTTAACCAGACCCAGCCTGAAGCACTGATGGGCCAGATTCGTATCTCCTATTCCCACAGCTACATGTCCCAAGATGTGCCAGACCTCAGCTACCTCCTCTTCATTTTCAGCCAGGGAAAGGGCACGTTCAAATGAGGTCAGAGTCATATCATACTGCTGGGCATAGAAGCAACAGATCCCCAGGTTGTTGAAAAGCTGGGAGTTATAAACACCCATCTGCAGGAATCGCCTGTAAAACCGGAGAGCTACTTCTGGTTGATCAGAATAAAAATGGTTGCTTCCAATGCATGCAGTGGCTTCCACCTGAGTGTTGTCCTGTTTCAAAACCTCTTTGTGGTATTCAGTGGTTGATGAAATATTGTTCATTTCCTCATAGATCCTGGCAATTCCACAAAGTAGGGTTTCTTCTCCTGGAAACTTATCTAAGCCTTGTTTGAAAAGATTTAAAGCAGTCACAGGTTGATCCAATGAGATGTAAACTTTTGCCAAGTAGAGAAATGTATCTACCATTTCCTGCTGCTTCAGGGctgatttaaattgtttttctgctTCAAGATACATTCCTAACCTGTAGTAACATTCTCCAATCTGCACTTTCCACCACCAGTCCTTGTACTGAGAATGCTCTGTGGAAAGGGCAGCCAAATCCACAGCAGTCTTAACGTCATTTTCATGATGAAAGATATACTCAAACAAAGCCTTTGCCAATTTAGGTTTCTGGGCATACTTTCTTAAATTCAGTctagataaatttataaaaggtCCATCAGGACTTGTAAGCATGGAAGCCATTACCAGCCTAAAAAATCTTCCAGATGAGCTGGCGATAGGGTAAGCTGTGTAGGCAGTTCTGGGTGTTCTAATGGCCTGTTCCATAGTGCTTGGCCTTCCACTTTGTACGCTGGGTCTAAGGAAACCTGTAATGGGTATTCCAGCTTGAGTGATTGGCCTGACAGCTGGACTAGGCCCTCCTGTCTGGTTACTTCCAGGGAGTTTCAGAGATGTTCCAGGACGTGGAACTTGAGCATTTTTGTTCAGTATCATTCCTGCAATTCCTTCCTGATCTACGTCAATTTCTTCTATGTACACCCCTTCATTTAGTGCTCGTGCTTTTAAAATCTGGGCTGCCAGCTTTGTAACTTTGTACAAATTACTTTACCATGTGCCTCAGTGTGCTCAATCTGGTCATAAGGGGACTTCTCCAGCATCTGCATGCACAGATCTGCACAGAGCTGGAACTTCCTGTGCCTAAAATAGCTCCAGGCCAGGAGCAACGGCTCCATCTCCAAGCCCATGGCGGCCGGGAACCAGCCGCGAAAGACCGGGGCCCAGCCCAGGGAGGGCAAGGGGCGAGGAGCagctctttgtagttttgatttgcatttctctaatgattagtgatgttgagcatcctttcatgtgcttgttggcaatctgtatatcttctttggagaaatgtctatttaggtctttggcccatttttggattgggttgtttgttttttttgatactgagctgaatgaacagcttgtaaattttggagattaatcctttgtcagttgcttcatttgcaaatattttctcccattctgagggttgtctcttcgtcttgtttatggtttcctttgctgtgcaaaagcttttaagtttcattaggtcccatttgtttatatttgtttttatttccatttctctaggaggtgggtcaaaaaggatcttgctgtgatttatgtcatagagtgttctgcttatgttttcctctaagagttttatagtgtctggccttacacttaggtctttactccattttgagtttatttttgtgtatggtgttagggagtgttctaatttcattcttttacatgtagctgtccagttttccaagcaccacttattgaagaggctgccctttctccattgtatattcttgcctcctttatcaaaattaaggtgaccatatgtgtgtgggtttatctctgggctgtctatcctgttccattgatctatagttctgtttctgtgccagtaccatactgtcttgattacagtactttgtagtatactctgaagtccgggagcttgattcctccagctccatttttctttctcaagattgctttggctgttcagggtcttttgtgtttccatacaaattgtgaaattttttgttctagttctgcgaaaaatgccatttgtggtttgatagggattgcattgaatctgtagatcgctttggggaGTATAatgattttcacaatgttgatttttcc encodes the following:
- the LOC132365466 gene encoding tetratricopeptide repeat protein 8-like isoform X2, with amino-acid sequence MGLEMEPLLLAWSYFRHRKFQLCADLCMQMLEKSPYDQAAQILKARALNEGVYIEEIDVDQEGIAGMILNKNAQVPRPGTSLKLPGSNQTGGPSPAVRPITQAGIPITGFLRPSVQSGRPSTMEQAIRTPRTAYTAYPIASSSGRFFRLVMALFEYIFHHENDVKTAVDLAALSTEHSQYKDWWWKVQIGECYYRLGMYLEAEKQFKSALKQQEMVDTFLYLAKVYISLDQPVTALNLFKQGLDKFPGEETLLCGIARIYEEMNNISSTTEYHKEVLKQDNTQVEATACIGSNHFYSDQPEVALRFYRRFLQMGVYNSQLFNNLGICCFYAQQYDMTLTSFERALSLAENEEEVAEVWHILGHVAVGIGDTNLAHQCFRLGLVNSNKHAETYNNLAVLEMWKGHVKHMGDLQRSYTAAQKSEAAFPDHLGT
- the LOC132365466 gene encoding tetratricopeptide repeat protein 8-like isoform X1; translation: MGLEMEPLLLAWSYFRHRKFQLCADLCMQMLEKSPYDQAAQILKARALNEGVYIEEIDVDQEGIAGMILNKNAQVPRPGTSLKLPGSNQTGGPSPAVRPITQAGIPITGFLRPSVQSGRPSTMEQAIRTPRTAYTAYPIASSSGRFFRLVMASMLTSPDGPFINLSRLNLRKYAQKPKLAKALFEYIFHHENDVKTAVDLAALSTEHSQYKDWWWKVQIGECYYRLGMYLEAEKQFKSALKQQEMVDTFLYLAKVYISLDQPVTALNLFKQGLDKFPGEETLLCGIARIYEEMNNISSTTEYHKEVLKQDNTQVEATACIGSNHFYSDQPEVALRFYRRFLQMGVYNSQLFNNLGICCFYAQQYDMTLTSFERALSLAENEEEVAEVWHILGHVAVGIGDTNLAHQCFRLGLVNSNKHAETYNNLAVLEMWKGHVKHMGDLQRSYTAAQKSEAAFPDHLGT